From the genome of Amycolatopsis sp. NBC_01488, one region includes:
- a CDS encoding VOC family protein, which yields MTVRWSLTIDCAEPRELARFWAVALGYIERPPPAGFASWEAWFEQQGVPEAEWDGGAFLSDPEGVLPSMSFLKVPEAKVVKNRLHLDVQAGGGREVPWETRWERVVEAVARLTAAGATVLREDRLDGRPDHLVMADPEGNEFCVL from the coding sequence GTGACGGTGCGCTGGAGCCTGACGATCGACTGCGCGGAACCTCGCGAGCTCGCGAGGTTCTGGGCAGTGGCCCTCGGCTACATCGAGCGCCCGCCACCAGCGGGGTTCGCGAGCTGGGAAGCGTGGTTCGAGCAGCAGGGCGTGCCCGAGGCGGAGTGGGACGGCGGCGCGTTCCTGAGCGATCCCGAGGGCGTCCTGCCGAGCATGAGCTTCCTGAAGGTTCCCGAGGCGAAGGTCGTGAAGAACCGTCTCCACCTGGACGTCCAGGCCGGCGGGGGTCGCGAGGTGCCGTGGGAGACGCGCTGGGAGCGGGTCGTCGAGGCGGTCGCCCGGCTCACGGCGGCCGGGGCGACCGTGCTACGTGAAGACCGGTTGGACGGGCGTCCCGACCACTTGGTGATGGCGGATCCCGAAGGCAACGAGTTCTGCGTGCTCTGA
- a CDS encoding sigma-70 family RNA polymerase sigma factor, with the protein MDTLTERFEQEQPRLRAVAYRMLGSASEADDALQEAWLRFDRTELGEVENVGAWLTTVVARVCLSMLRTRRNHREESLDGRPEQGTDRRDPEQEAELADTVGLALLVVLDALAPAERVAFVLHDMFAVPFDEIAPMIDKTPAAARQLASRARRRVKGGSTTDADLPRRRKVVEAFLAASRGGDFDALLALLDPDVVLHADRFVGPSPAPVVLRGVENVRKGAVLAAERARASELVLVDGSPGLLWIQDGRLSVVLAFQVDGDRISGIEVIADPDRLRGLELTVLD; encoded by the coding sequence GTGGACACGCTGACCGAGCGGTTCGAGCAGGAGCAGCCGCGGTTGCGCGCGGTCGCCTACCGGATGCTCGGTTCGGCGAGCGAAGCCGACGACGCCCTCCAGGAGGCCTGGCTGCGGTTCGACCGCACCGAGCTCGGCGAGGTCGAGAACGTCGGCGCGTGGCTGACGACCGTCGTCGCACGGGTGTGCCTGTCGATGCTGCGGACCCGTCGCAACCACCGCGAGGAGTCGCTGGACGGCCGGCCCGAGCAGGGTACGGACCGCCGGGACCCCGAGCAGGAGGCGGAACTGGCCGACACGGTCGGGCTGGCGCTGCTGGTGGTGCTCGACGCGCTCGCGCCGGCCGAGCGGGTCGCGTTCGTGCTGCACGACATGTTCGCCGTGCCGTTCGACGAGATCGCGCCGATGATCGACAAGACCCCGGCCGCGGCGCGGCAGCTCGCGAGCCGGGCCCGGCGGCGGGTCAAGGGCGGCTCGACGACGGACGCGGACTTGCCGAGACGACGCAAGGTCGTCGAGGCGTTCCTGGCGGCGTCCCGTGGTGGCGACTTCGACGCGCTGCTCGCCCTGCTCGACCCGGACGTCGTGCTGCACGCGGACCGGTTCGTCGGCCCGAGCCCGGCGCCGGTGGTGCTACGCGGTGTCGAGAACGTGCGCAAGGGCGCGGTGCTGGCCGCCGAACGGGCCCGCGCCAGCGAGCTGGTCCTCGTCGACGGCTCGCCCGGGCTGCTGTGGATCCAGGACGGCCGGCTGTCGGTCGTCCTGGCGTTCCAGGTGGACGGCGACCGGATCAGCGGCATCGAGGTCATCGCCGACCCCGACCGGCTGCGGGGGCTGGAGCTGACCGTCCTCGACTGA